The genomic interval GTGAAAATATCCTCCGGCGACTGGATTCTGGCCGACGAAGACGGCGTTATGGTCGTCCCTTCGGCCACGGTCGTGGAATCGGCCAACAGGGCGATGGACGTGCTCGAAAAAGAGGAGCGTCTGAGAACTGAAATAAAAGCCGGCAAGACGCTCTCTGAACTGGCCGAACTTCTGAAATGGGAGAAGAAATAAGTGAAAACCGCAACTACTATCGGCAGTATGCCGCACGTATCTCCCGACGAGGCGCTCGATATTATAATGCGCCGCACGCCGGATTTGGTCGCCTGGCCGCAGCTTCCCCGCCGGTCGTATCTTGAAAATATGACGGCCCAATACTCGGAAAACTTTCCCGGCATCACCAGAGACGACGCCAAAAAAAGGGTTTATGTATCGTCGGAAGCAGCCCTTGCCGGCCTTGAAAAATTTTACGAAAAATATCTGGCCGACGACATAGATTATTTTTCCGTTTCGTCCGATGTTGCGGCGGGACTTCACGCGCTGTTGAAGCGCTCCGCGGCCTCGCCGTCTATTGCGGTAAAATGCCAGACGGCCGGGCCGGTGACATTCGCCATGATGCTCAAAGACGAAAACGATAAACCGGTTTTTTTCGACGAAAATCTCAGAGACGCCGCCATAAAAAACGTGGCTATGAAATCCGTCTGGCAGTTGAAGGCCTTCGCCGGAGCGTGCCGCACGGTGTTTCTCGACGAGCCGTATCTTTCCGCCTATGGCAGCGCGTTCACGGCGCTTTCGCGCGA from Elusimicrobia bacterium HGW-Elusimicrobia-1 carries:
- a CDS encoding methionine synthase yields the protein MPHVSPDEALDIIMRRTPDLVAWPQLPRRSYLENMTAQYSENFPGITRDDAKKRVYVSSEAALAGLEKFYEKYLADDIDYFSVSSDVAAGLHALLKRSAASPSIAVKCQTAGPVTFAMMLKDENDKPVFFDENLRDAAIKNVAMKSVWQLKAFAGACRTVFLDEPYLSAYGSAFTALSREDVVDTLKAAFGEVRRLAPAALGLSASSGTDGKDVSIGVHCCGNTDWSLLVDGGADIISFDSHGFAESLALAADSVKKFLEAGGRIVWGAVPTSADVLAAETPASLKKRLDDAVAVVAAKGVDEKLLRGRMLISPACGLGSLDEKTAALALEYTQILAESL